Proteins from a genomic interval of Streptomyces sp. TLI_235:
- a CDS encoding DDE family transposase, whose translation MLCFLDNTGEALAGLLRPGNAGANTAADHITVLDQALAQIPDSHRHGTPILVRADSAGGAKAFLTHLRGLRQRGIQTTFSVGHAVTEQVRKAVRALPEQVWHPALEQDGSLRAGAEVAELTGLVDLSGHPDGTRMIVRRERPHPGAQLIADLQPYYGMLTRYQTQAQTPGMPAPKDRNAAILRLQQGAHAQALALGNDNATQLYRTLTGLVVGADPALDEFSKTGAGAQVLGPAADAVAMNIRRYARYVRLWLCHLIEHGVVPDEAVGNAPLLTNVASAVDWTPSVLPEGWWEDTNTDPGDPQFSRRP comes from the coding sequence ATGCTCTGCTTCCTGGACAACACCGGCGAGGCCTTGGCAGGTCTCCTGCGGCCAGGCAACGCCGGAGCGAACACCGCAGCCGACCACATCACGGTCCTCGACCAGGCCCTTGCCCAGATCCCGGACTCGCATCGCCACGGGACCCCGATCCTCGTCCGCGCCGACAGCGCGGGCGGCGCCAAGGCCTTCCTGACCCACCTGCGAGGACTGCGACAGCGCGGGATCCAGACCACGTTCTCGGTCGGCCACGCCGTCACCGAACAGGTCCGCAAGGCCGTCCGCGCCCTCCCGGAACAGGTCTGGCACCCCGCGCTGGAACAGGACGGCTCCCTGCGCGCCGGGGCCGAGGTCGCAGAGCTGACCGGCCTGGTCGACCTCTCCGGCCACCCGGACGGCACCCGCATGATCGTGCGCCGCGAGCGGCCCCACCCCGGGGCCCAGCTGATCGCCGACCTGCAGCCGTACTACGGCATGCTGACGCGGTACCAGACCCAGGCGCAGACGCCCGGCATGCCGGCGCCGAAGGACCGCAACGCGGCGATCCTGCGGCTGCAGCAGGGCGCGCACGCCCAGGCTCTGGCCCTCGGCAACGACAACGCGACCCAGCTCTACCGGACCCTCACTGGCCTCGTTGTCGGCGCCGATCCCGCGCTCGACGAGTTCTCGAAGACCGGCGCAGGCGCCCAGGTCCTGGGCCCGGCGGCGGACGCGGTCGCGATGAACATCCGCCGATACGCCCGGTACGTGCGGCTGTGGCTGTGCCACCTGATCGAGCACGGTGTCGTCCCGGACGAGGCGGTGGGGAACGCCCCGCTGCTCACCAACGTGGCGTCGGCGGTGGACTGGACGCCGTCGGTGCTGCCGGAGGGCTGGTGGGAGGACACCAACACCGATCCCGGCGACCCGCAGTTCAGCCGTCGGCCGTAG
- a CDS encoding helicase associated protein: MIWSVSDARFEAGRAWARVWAKEHGGSLATPARASAGGYAIGTWLSELRAAAQVPAGESGALAPERRRALEEIDPWWCPTWPIVWQRAYATARQWWLESDGLVD; this comes from the coding sequence ATGATCTGGTCCGTGTCGGATGCGCGGTTCGAGGCCGGCCGGGCCTGGGCGCGGGTCTGGGCGAAGGAACACGGTGGCAGCCTGGCGACGCCCGCGCGGGCGTCTGCCGGCGGGTACGCGATCGGCACCTGGTTGTCAGAACTGAGAGCTGCGGCGCAGGTGCCCGCAGGCGAGTCGGGGGCGCTGGCGCCGGAGCGGCGCCGCGCGCTGGAGGAGATCGACCCATGGTGGTGCCCCACCTGGCCGATCGTCTGGCAGCGCGCCTACGCCACCGCCCGGCAGTGGTGGCTGGAGTCCGACGGCCTGGTCGACTGA
- a CDS encoding LysM domain-containing protein, with product MHRKLRREPRLSTVHRIALATVSSLAAGSIVLSLGPSALAQPTPSPTHATPTPTHVTPTPSPTHATTTPIPEPVSTPAPRIVPLTDVPSVLGEATGPGTCTATHVVVPGDTLSDIAAALLGDAGKWTSIYDANQSLIESVARQHPRPPVFGVSDHGWWIFPGTTLAIPGVACPSGSAGTGDHPQLDQTSLAVKLLMATGMSQTDAELTLQQLGGCLTGIAFGKILSASNLDTGTKATIRSGKFGLEVVTGQKAGTGAEFLTSIVLPTVGGLVSSKVANWLSFKDCIIFEPTPAG from the coding sequence ATGCACCGGAAGCTGAGACGGGAACCTCGACTGAGCACCGTCCACCGAATAGCCTTGGCGACCGTCAGCAGCTTGGCTGCGGGCTCCATCGTCCTCTCGTTGGGCCCTTCTGCCCTTGCCCAGCCCACGCCATCACCGACGCACGCGACACCCACGCCGACGCACGTGACACCGACACCGTCGCCGACGCACGCAACAACCACGCCGATACCCGAACCCGTGTCGACGCCGGCGCCGAGGATCGTGCCCCTGACTGATGTGCCGTCTGTACTGGGTGAGGCAACTGGTCCCGGAACCTGCACGGCGACTCATGTAGTTGTTCCGGGAGACACGCTGTCAGATATCGCAGCCGCACTCCTCGGCGATGCGGGCAAATGGACATCGATTTACGACGCGAACCAATCACTGATCGAGAGCGTTGCACGCCAGCACCCCCGACCGCCGGTCTTCGGAGTGAGCGACCACGGGTGGTGGATCTTCCCTGGGACTACTCTCGCCATCCCTGGGGTCGCATGCCCATCCGGCAGTGCCGGCACTGGGGACCACCCGCAGCTGGACCAGACAAGTCTGGCAGTGAAGCTGCTGATGGCCACTGGGATGAGCCAGACAGATGCTGAGTTGACCCTCCAACAACTGGGAGGCTGTCTCACAGGCATAGCCTTCGGGAAGATCCTCAGCGCAAGTAATCTTGATACGGGCACGAAAGCCACGATCAGGTCCGGGAAGTTCGGGCTTGAGGTGGTCACTGGCCAAAAGGCCGGCACGGGTGCAGAATTCTTGACCTCGATCGTGCTGCCGACGGTGGGCGGGCTCGTCTCATCGAAGGTCGCCAACTGGCTGTCCTTCAAGGATTGCATCATCTTCGAACCCACCCCAGCTGGATGA
- a CDS encoding DNA replication protein DnaC, with translation MTRTATATSRTTTTDTAKQNGQAARTGRQTAADLAFLARAMKAPALLDAAERLAERAQAESWTHTEYLVACLQREVSARDSHGGEGRIRAARFPAVKTIEELDLAHLRGMTRQQLAHLGTLDFIAAKENVVFLGPPGTGKTHLATGLAVRACQAGHRVAFATASQWVDRLAAAHQAGRLQDELVRLGRYPLIVIDEVGYIPFEPEAANLFFQLISNRYERASVIVTSNKPFGRWGETFGDETVAAAMIDRLVHHAEVHSLKGESYRMRGRELGRTPTTSND, from the coding sequence ATGACCCGCACCGCGACCGCCACCAGTCGCACCACCACGACCGACACGGCCAAGCAGAACGGCCAGGCGGCCCGAACGGGCCGGCAGACCGCCGCCGACCTGGCCTTCCTCGCCCGCGCGATGAAGGCCCCCGCGCTGCTCGACGCCGCCGAGCGCCTGGCCGAGCGCGCCCAAGCGGAGTCCTGGACCCACACCGAGTACCTGGTCGCCTGCCTGCAGCGCGAGGTCTCGGCCCGGGACAGCCACGGCGGCGAGGGCCGCATCCGCGCGGCCCGCTTCCCGGCGGTCAAGACCATCGAGGAGCTCGACCTCGCCCATCTGCGGGGCATGACGCGCCAACAACTCGCCCATCTGGGAACATTGGACTTCATAGCGGCCAAGGAGAACGTGGTCTTCCTCGGACCGCCGGGCACCGGCAAGACCCACCTCGCCACCGGACTCGCGGTCCGGGCCTGCCAGGCCGGGCACCGGGTCGCGTTCGCCACCGCCTCCCAGTGGGTCGACCGTCTCGCCGCAGCCCACCAGGCCGGCCGGCTCCAGGACGAACTGGTCAGGCTCGGCCGTTACCCGCTGATCGTGATCGACGAGGTCGGCTACATCCCGTTCGAACCGGAGGCCGCGAACCTGTTCTTCCAGCTGATCTCGAACCGCTACGAGAGGGCCAGCGTGATCGTCACCTCGAACAAGCCCTTCGGGCGCTGGGGAGAGACCTTCGGTGACGAGACCGTCGCCGCCGCCATGATCGACCGACTCGTCCACCACGCCGAGGTCCACTCCCTCAAAGGCGAGTCCTACCGCATGCGCGGCCGCGAACTCGGCCGCACCCCGACCACCAGCAACGACTGA
- a CDS encoding transposase — MIRVEDWAEIRRLHRSEGLSARAVARQLGISRGTVSRALASDRPPKYQRPLKGSAVDAVEPAVRELLKQTPTMPVTVIAERIGWERGLTILRERVRELRPAYLPVDPVSRTVYQPGELAQCDLWFPPVDIPVGYGQCGRPPVLVIVSGYSRVITARMLPSRQSGDLIDGHWRLLADGWGAVPKMLVWDNEPGVGKGRPTSEFAAFAGLLAVRVHLCRPRDPEAKGLVERANGYLETSFLPGRTFTGPDDFNAQLTAWLQVANRRQHRSIDARPADRWEADRAAMLTVPPVTPPNWWRFHTRLGRDHYIRVDTCDYSVHPRAIGHRVMVRADNEEITVTCGNDIVARHTRCWARHQTLTDPEHAAAANALRGEVTHQQAARAHAARAALLAPDSLGIEVEQRELHSYDRMFTLIEGGAGKEDT; from the coding sequence GTGATCCGTGTGGAGGACTGGGCCGAGATTCGCCGGTTGCACCGGTCGGAGGGGTTGTCGGCCCGGGCTGTGGCCCGGCAGCTGGGGATCTCTCGGGGCACGGTGTCGCGGGCGCTGGCCTCGGACCGACCGCCGAAGTACCAGCGGCCGCTGAAGGGCTCGGCGGTGGACGCGGTGGAGCCGGCAGTCCGGGAGCTGTTGAAGCAGACTCCGACGATGCCGGTCACGGTGATCGCGGAGCGGATCGGCTGGGAGCGCGGCCTGACGATCCTGCGTGAACGGGTCCGCGAGCTGCGGCCGGCCTACCTGCCCGTTGATCCGGTCTCGCGGACGGTCTATCAGCCGGGCGAGCTCGCCCAGTGCGACCTGTGGTTCCCGCCGGTGGACATCCCGGTGGGCTATGGGCAGTGCGGGCGGCCGCCGGTTCTGGTCATCGTCTCCGGGTATTCGCGGGTGATCACCGCCCGGATGCTGCCCTCGAGGCAGAGCGGCGACCTGATCGACGGCCACTGGCGGCTATTGGCCGACGGCTGGGGCGCCGTTCCCAAGATGCTGGTCTGGGACAACGAGCCGGGGGTCGGCAAAGGCAGACCGACCAGCGAGTTCGCCGCGTTCGCCGGCCTGCTCGCGGTCAGGGTGCATCTCTGCCGGCCCCGCGACCCCGAGGCGAAGGGCCTGGTCGAGCGCGCGAACGGCTACCTGGAGACCAGTTTCCTGCCCGGCCGCACCTTCACCGGCCCTGACGACTTCAACGCCCAGCTGACCGCCTGGCTGCAGGTCGCCAACCGCAGGCAGCACCGCTCGATCGACGCCCGGCCGGCGGACCGCTGGGAGGCCGACCGGGCCGCGATGCTCACCGTCCCGCCCGTCACCCCGCCCAACTGGTGGCGTTTCCACACCCGCCTCGGCCGCGACCACTACATCCGCGTCGACACCTGCGACTACTCCGTCCACCCCCGCGCGATCGGCCACCGCGTCATGGTCCGCGCAGACAACGAGGAGATCACCGTCACCTGCGGCAACGACATCGTCGCCCGGCACACCCGCTGCTGGGCCAGACACCAGACCCTGACCGACCCCGAGCACGCCGCCGCGGCCAACGCCCTGCGAGGCGAGGTCACCCACCAGCAGGCCGCCCGCGCGCACGCCGCCCGGGCCGCACTCCTGGCCCCGGACAGCCTCGGCATCGAGGTCGAGCAACGCGAACTCCACTCCTACGACCGCATGTTCACCCTCATCGAGGGCGGCGCCGGAAAGGAGGACACCTGA
- a CDS encoding helicase associated protein, whose product MFEGEQLGRWVQAQRAGWPGLEADQQDLLTSIGLEPDPELVAAKAAAEAKPKTSRADCFQQGLAALARFVEREGHVRVPRPHKEPLEVAVAGPGGDGSTETVHVGLGAWLNNQKARRAKLTPGQLAQLAEHGVEWA is encoded by the coding sequence GTGTTCGAGGGTGAGCAGCTTGGCCGCTGGGTGCAGGCGCAGCGCGCCGGCTGGCCCGGGTTGGAGGCGGACCAGCAGGACCTGCTCACCTCGATCGGGCTCGAGCCGGACCCGGAGCTCGTCGCGGCGAAGGCCGCGGCGGAGGCGAAGCCCAAGACCTCCCGCGCCGACTGCTTCCAGCAGGGCCTGGCCGCGCTCGCCCGGTTTGTTGAGCGGGAGGGCCACGTCCGAGTCCCGCGCCCGCACAAGGAGCCGCTGGAGGTCGCGGTGGCCGGCCCCGGCGGCGACGGGAGCACCGAGACGGTCCACGTCGGCCTCGGCGCGTGGCTGAATAACCAGAAGGCCCGCCGGGCGAAACTGACGCCGGGGCAGCTGGCGCAGCTCGCCGAGCACGGCGTGGAGTGGGCATGA
- a CDS encoding DDE superfamily endonuclease, whose translation MLDVPHELVEHVSWLIYTRRRELGSRWRRLGCFKQALLVLAHLRKNETLAQLGAGFGVSEATAWRYVDETVEVLAAWAPGLREALVGLGEGDFVIVDGTLIPTDRIAADEPYYSQKHRKHGMNVQVVAAPDGTPLWFSRALPGRTHDLTAARAHGIVQACLTREVLVLADRAYRGAGSTVRTPYYNHHELPEHYQQYNRDHARLRAPGERAFAQLKTWKVFRKARCSTNRISRLIAAVHTLMIQSLATCESSG comes from the coding sequence ATGCTCGATGTCCCGCACGAGCTCGTTGAGCACGTCTCCTGGCTCATCTACACCCGAAGGCGTGAACTCGGCTCACGATGGAGGAGGTTGGGCTGCTTCAAGCAGGCCCTGCTGGTCCTGGCCCATCTGCGGAAGAACGAGACCCTCGCGCAACTGGGAGCCGGGTTCGGGGTGTCGGAGGCGACGGCCTGGCGGTACGTGGACGAGACCGTCGAGGTCCTGGCCGCGTGGGCGCCGGGCCTGCGCGAGGCCCTGGTGGGACTGGGCGAAGGCGACTTCGTGATCGTGGACGGCACGCTGATCCCGACCGACCGGATCGCCGCCGACGAGCCGTACTACTCGCAAAAGCACCGGAAGCACGGGATGAACGTGCAGGTCGTCGCTGCCCCGGACGGCACACCTCTGTGGTTCTCCCGTGCCCTGCCGGGGCGCACCCACGACCTGACCGCGGCCCGCGCCCACGGCATCGTCCAGGCCTGCCTGACCCGCGAGGTCCTCGTCCTCGCCGACCGGGCCTACCGAGGCGCCGGCTCCACTGTCCGCACCCCCTACTACAACCACCACGAACTGCCCGAGCACTACCAGCAGTACAACCGCGACCACGCCCGCCTGCGTGCACCCGGCGAACGCGCCTTCGCCCAGCTGAAGACCTGGAAGGTCTTCCGTAAAGCCCGCTGCTCGACCAATCGCATCAGCCGACTGATCGCCGCCGTCCACACCCTCATGATCCAAAGCCTCGCGACCTGCGAAAGCTCAGGATGA
- a CDS encoding DDE family transposase — MHPTRSRPKLVVSADGHGVVNHAGSRLLADLADVTTLTSAFSDALRQLRPRGTGHDPGRVAVDLAVMLADGGEAIRDLAVLRDQGEVFGLVASTSTAWRVLAGISPGALAALRTARARAREVAWLQADETGRALPPAHAGGRELPGLVLDIDATLGTCHS; from the coding sequence GTGCACCCTACCCGCTCACGCCCGAAGCTCGTCGTCAGCGCCGACGGGCACGGGGTGGTCAACCACGCTGGCTCGCGTCTGCTCGCGGATCTGGCCGACGTCACCACGCTGACCAGCGCCTTCAGCGACGCCCTGCGCCAGCTGCGACCACGCGGCACCGGGCACGATCCCGGCCGGGTTGCGGTGGATCTGGCGGTGATGCTCGCCGATGGCGGCGAGGCGATCCGGGACCTGGCCGTGCTGCGCGACCAGGGCGAGGTGTTCGGTCTGGTCGCCTCCACCTCCACCGCCTGGCGGGTGCTGGCAGGTATCAGCCCGGGTGCCTTGGCCGCGCTGCGGACAGCCCGGGCCCGAGCACGCGAGGTCGCCTGGCTGCAAGCGGACGAGACCGGACGCGCCCTGCCTCCAGCGCACGCCGGAGGGCGTGAACTGCCGGGCCTGGTCCTGGACATCGACGCCACACTGGGCACCTGCCACTCCTAG